The Malus sylvestris chromosome 3, drMalSylv7.2, whole genome shotgun sequence genomic sequence ccttcattccttgcatcttaaatctatggatttggatggaagaataggtttctccaagttcccaaaattgagaacctctaagtctcttcaccaaggagagattggagaagaaataagtgacattggagtagtagtatggctagatacaccctccaagggggccttcctcctagagagaaaaaggagagacatgttctcaccaattttctccaaaagaacccttaatgaattttaggctataaagttctttatatagtcacttctataaatgacctaaagaacaaaaaaaaaaaccctaattcaacacatatggccggccacattagggatttgggcttttgggcatttgtgaatctttattcattaaattgtcatacaacttaagtcaatgggcttgacgttcgaagcccattgggccttaaggtccaaaactatcccgaggtctttaacgaacttattcatttgattaattaacatattaattaatccctgccataaaaaattaaaccttttaattattcttactcatctccattgtttcttcaatctccaccttacacggtgtacgatccattaggctccttttagcgaggcagtgggcgattaaaactctttcaaatcgattgtgaattgaaacttactttcaattctccctttagtgattatacacgtttagggcttccacaaaccatgagtgacacctagcagcatatcatggttacccaagctaatcagaagaggtggagaacctattcagtttaggattacaaatgcaatacggtctttctctaatacaatactcttgaccacattgtttggtttgatagtttattcatgtctactatccaatgtgattcgtgtgcttatatgattaccttgaatgtgatttggaacgccttcctaaatctcattcatctaaatctcattcatactttggccaaagattcttaatcatatcatagagtattctccctcaaacggtttgaaggttagagatcccttgttgcgcattcacttgcctccatagctaagtagcttaaccccaacgatgccgtggacacccgcggatggggtgactttgacataatcaaagattaagtacttaaccacaagacagctgtgatgcctcatgtcaaatgactactttgcattatcccaaccatgagttctcatgtgacatgaatatgagaactcttcgttgatcgtgttcagtgaactcattctctattgagcacctacgtacttgtcttgatgtcacacacaccaatgactcgagactagtcactctccctgagagaagacacagcacgtactgatcttaacggactgtcaatgcccaattggcaatcctatgatcaggaacgtttaggatgtgtttacgaaagaatggtctcatgaatctaacttctttagatcgtattctcccaatcacatattccttggacttatcgtttaagcatataacatttatatgagacggcttaaaacaataatctatgcccttgatattaaactagattagtttaacatgtgaaatgtccgtaaagtatcatcatatgattggttttagggcacatttccaacaagaatagccatcaagaaaacaataatgagAATGACCAGTTAgcctttctaacatttgatcaatgaatgggaGTGGAAAGTGATCCTTGTGTGTGGTGCTATTTATCTTTCGATAGTCTGTACAGACTCTCCAACTATTTTGCACACGTGTAGGCATTAGCTCATTAGCTTCATTCTTAACAACTGTGACTCCAGATCGTTTAGGGACTACTTGAATAGGGCTTACCCACTTGCTATCCGAAATAGGATATATGATTCCaacatcaagaagtttgataacctCTTTTTTTACGACTTCCATCATGAGTGGGTTTAAACGGCGTTGAGCTTCCCTAGTTGGTTTTGCACCTTCCTCCAACAGAATCCTATGCATGCATGTAGCtggatttatacctttgatatcTATAATGCTCCAAGCTATGGCAGTTTTGTGATCCTTCAGTACCCGGATTATTTTTCCCCCTCTTCTGTTGAAAGTTGTGACAATATGATGACGGGTAATGTTTCATCCTCTCCCaaaaatgcatacttcaaatgTTCAGGAATTGGTTTAAGCTCCAAtttgggtgcctgaatcacagaaggaaGAGTTTTTTCGTTAGAAGtaggaagagaaataaaataggaagaaCACTTACCACGAATTGGTGAAAGAGACTCAAGAGAGGCTACTATTTGGATTAATTCTTCTTCAATGTGCtttgaataattaaaatttccatGTGTAATGCTATGCACTAATGCCTTCTCTAAATTATCTTGTCCCACACCTTCATTAAAACAATTCTGCACAAAATAGTCAAACACATCAATAGACAAACAAGATTCTAATTCACTAGGATACCTCATAGCATTGAAGATTCTGAACTTGACGCTTTCCCCCTCAATTTCCATGGTTAAGGTACCATCGTAGACATCAATCTTCGTACGTGTTGTTCTAAGGAATGGTTTTCCCAATATAAGAGGAAGTGCAGTAGGCATAGGATCATGTTCCATCTCAAGAACAAAAAAGTCAGCGGGAAAAATGAGCTCATTCACTTGCACAAGTACATCCTCCAATAGGCCTTTGGGATATCTATTTGAACGATCTGCCAACTGGATTACTACCTTTGTTTCCTTCAattctccaaggttcaatgaCTCATACACTGAATATGGCATCAGATTGATGGATGCCCCCAAATCACACAATGCTCTCCCAAACTCTTTGCCTCCAATTACACatggaatggtaaagctaccggCATCTTTCAACTTCGGTGGCAGCTTTCTCTGCAAAACAACTGATACTTCCTTGCTTAATGCCACAGTTTCTTGATCATTGAATCTCCTCTTGTTCATACAAAGCTCTTTAAAGAACTTTGCATACTTGGGCACTTGTTTTATGGCATCTAAAAGAGGTAAGTTCACTTGGACTTTCCGGAAAGTATCCAAGATTTCCTTATCAGTTTGCTCTTTCTTAGACttcataaacctacgaggaaaaggaatagggacacatgagttaaatgaattttgaaCTTCTTTACTTACCTTATCAGAATCTTTTTTGTTCAATTCTGTATCTTTATGAGACTTTTCAGTTTCTGTTGAAGCCTTATCTTGCTCAAAAACTTATTTTCCACTCCTTAAAGTCACAACATTCATCTGCTCCGCATTTGGATTCACCACGGTTTGGCTAGGCAACCTTCCTGGTTGGTGTTGTTGCCCCATCAAACTTGCTAACTGACTCATTTGGCGCTCAAGGTTTTCAATTGGTTTGTCTGTTTTCTGTTGATGAGATTGAGTAGAGTTAGCTAAAGAAGCAATTAAATCCTCAAGAGACTGTTGATGTTTTATTCCTTCCTAGTGCTAAAACATGTTGAGTATATTaacacaagtaagggtgtcgaatccACAGGGACTAATTGGACCTATACAACCACTTTGTTTTGCAAGAACTATATTAAATAATCAAACTAATCAACTTAGACAGATTTGTTGTTGTAACTTGAAAACACACAAGAATGAAATGAATACAAGTAAATGAatcaacaagtaataaaataggATAACACCAATGTAGATGAAGCTAGGGATTCGGTTTCACCATAGCTAAACCAATTCCATGCTTGTTAAGTCAGTTTATGCTCAGCAATCTACCTAATTCTTGAGTTTGTTTCACTTAGATTTGATCAACTATATGATGTgtagatttgatcaaatgttccTAATCATGAACCTAATTGTGATGTGCAACTTTGGTTCCTAATCAAGAATGTGTCATGCATAAGAAACTTTCATAAAACCAAAGGAAACACTCGGCAGGATGTTTGCAAAACATCTCCTTCTATCATTCCCATATCTACCAAGATTATGCATGATGTGTGCTTTTAATATTGGCTATACAACTTGTGGTTAATtcaaatggtgatcaagcattaaaaTCAACATACAAAGTCACAATTAAATCAGAGAATGAAACAAGAATTAAATGGATCAACTGAGCATTCTGAATTAACTACATGGTAATCTTGCTAGGCTACATCGAATCCCTAGAAAGAGATTAGTTACACCTCATGTTTACAAATAGTTTGACATAGAAATATATAACATGAGTGAACATAGAATTAAGATGAAGAAACCCTTGAAGAAGAACTGAAGTCGAAAATCCCTTAAGAGTAGCCTTCCGTCTTGGTTCTCCAAATGTGATGTAAATGAAGGTGGATCGGCTGTGAATGAATGGTTTCTGTAAATGGGAGAGAATGGACAGAAAATGGAGCGGCTATGTGTCTGAATAATGGTATGATGGAATCCCCTCAAGAAGTGAGTTTTCATGGATTTTTAAATGGAGTTTTTGGGAGAACAGGCGGATGTCTAGCAAAAGAATGGAGCTGGGAATCTGAATGATGATGGGATGTGGTGATTTCTGGACTGGCAATGCACGGCACAAGGGAACATAAGCATGcttgttgcttatttaattgAAAATGCATATGGAATGGCTGCAAGGATGCAGTGGACAACTTGGAATTGTTTGCACATGCTGGAAAAGGGTATGAAAGTGCACGGCATGGCTGTGCTTGAAGGTGTAAATGTGGCTGAATGGTTTAGTTTAATGGGAGTGCATGTTGTTGCTGCAAAAGGGAGCTGGAAAGGTAAGGAAATGCATGGCAAGGTGTGTGGAACCACCTAATTTAACTCCAATGTTTTTGCCTTGTTTATGACCGAATGCACCACTTTCCCTCCACATCTTTTCCTGAAATTCCAGCAGCCAAATTAGTCCTAGATTCCTCATTTGGGACTTCAAATTAACTCCCCA encodes the following:
- the LOC126617016 gene encoding uncharacterized protein LOC126617016; amino-acid sequence: MKSKKEQTDKEILDTFRKVQVNLPLLDAIKQVPKYAKFFKELCMNKRRFNDQETVALSKEVSVVLQRKLPPKLKDAGSFTIPCVIGGKEFGRALCDLGASINLMPYSVYESLNLGELKETKVVIQLADRSNRYPKGLLEDVLVQVNELIFPADFFVLEMEHDPMPTALPLILGKPFLRTTRTKIDVYDGTLTMEIEGESVKFRIFNAMRYPSELESCLSIDVFDYFVQNCFNEGVGQDNLEKALVHSITHGNFNYSKHIEEELIQIVASLESLSPIRGKCSSYFISLPTSNEKTLPSVIQAPKLELKPIPEHLKYAFLGEDETLPVIILSQLSTEEGEK